In a genomic window of Streptomyces sp. SJL17-4:
- the gcvT gene encoding glycine cleavage system aminomethyltransferase GcvT, with translation MSTAPRLTALDALHRSLGATMTDFAGWDMPLRYGSERDEHIAVRTKAGLFDLSHMGEITVTGPQAVELLDHALVGNISTVGVGRARYTMICQEDGGILDDLIVYRLGETEYMVVANASNAQIVLDALVARAAAHGGFDAEVRDDRDAYALIAVQGPESPGILKSLTDADLDGLKYYAGLPGTVAGVPALIARTGYTGEDGFELFLKPEHAEGVWKALTEAGAPVGLIPCGLSCRDTLRLEAGMPLYGHELTTALTPFDAGLGRVVKFEKTTNDGRFVGREALEKAAERAETAPPRKLVGLVAEGRRVPRAGMPVVANGEVIGEVTSGAPSPTLGKPIAMAYVDAAHAEPGTQGVGVDIRGTHEPYEVVALPFYKRQK, from the coding sequence ATGAGCACTGCCCCCCGTCTGACCGCCCTCGATGCCCTGCATCGTTCGCTGGGCGCGACCATGACCGACTTCGCCGGCTGGGACATGCCGCTCCGGTACGGCAGCGAGCGGGACGAGCACATCGCCGTCCGCACCAAGGCGGGTCTCTTCGACCTCTCCCACATGGGTGAGATCACCGTCACCGGCCCGCAGGCCGTCGAGCTCCTCGACCACGCCCTGGTCGGCAACATCTCCACGGTGGGCGTCGGCCGCGCCCGCTACACGATGATCTGCCAGGAGGACGGCGGCATCCTCGACGACCTGATCGTCTACCGCCTGGGCGAGACGGAGTACATGGTCGTCGCCAACGCCTCCAACGCGCAGATCGTCCTGGACGCGCTGGTGGCGCGCGCTGCGGCTCACGGGGGGTTCGACGCCGAGGTGCGCGACGACCGTGACGCGTACGCCCTGATCGCGGTCCAGGGCCCGGAGTCCCCCGGCATCCTGAAGTCGCTCACCGACGCCGACCTGGACGGTCTGAAGTACTACGCCGGTCTGCCCGGCACGGTCGCCGGCGTGCCCGCGCTGATCGCCCGTACCGGCTACACCGGCGAGGACGGCTTCGAGCTGTTCCTGAAGCCCGAGCACGCCGAGGGTGTCTGGAAGGCGCTGACCGAGGCCGGCGCGCCGGTCGGTCTGATCCCCTGCGGTCTGTCCTGCCGCGACACGCTCCGCCTGGAGGCGGGCATGCCGCTGTACGGCCACGAGCTGACCACCGCGCTCACCCCCTTCGACGCCGGTCTCGGCCGGGTCGTGAAGTTCGAGAAGACGACCAACGACGGTCGCTTCGTCGGCCGTGAGGCGCTCGAGAAGGCCGCCGAGCGCGCCGAGACCGCCCCGCCGCGCAAGCTCGTCGGTCTGGTCGCCGAGGGCCGCCGGGTGCCGCGCGCCGGCATGCCCGTCGTGGCGAACGGCGAGGTGATCGGCGAGGTGACCTCCGGCGCCCCGTCCCCGACGCTCGGAAAGCCGATCGCGATGGCCTACGTGGACGCGGCGCACGCCGAGCCCGGCACCCAGGGTGTAGGTGTGGACATCCGCGGCACCCACGAGCCGTACGAGGTCGTGGCGCTGCCGTTCTACAAGCGCCAGAAGTGA
- the gcvH gene encoding glycine cleavage system protein GcvH, which produces MSNPQQLRYTKEHEWLSAAEDGVATVGITEFAANALGDVVFAQLPAVGDTVTAGETCGELESTKSVSDLYSPVTGEIVAANQDVVDDPSLVNTAPFEGGWLFKVRVTDEPDDLLSADAYAEFSASGN; this is translated from the coding sequence ATGAGCAACCCCCAGCAGCTGCGCTACACCAAGGAGCACGAGTGGCTGTCGGCCGCCGAGGACGGCGTCGCGACGGTCGGCATCACGGAGTTCGCGGCCAACGCGCTCGGTGACGTCGTCTTCGCCCAGCTCCCCGCCGTCGGCGACACCGTCACCGCGGGCGAGACCTGCGGCGAGCTGGAGTCGACGAAGTCCGTGAGCGACCTGTACTCCCCCGTCACGGGTGAGATCGTCGCCGCGAACCAGGACGTGGTGGACGACCCGTCGCTGGTGAACACGGCTCCGTTCGAGGGTGGCTGGCTGTTCAAGGTGCGCGTCACGGACGAGCCGGACGATCTGCTCTCCGCCGACGCGTACGCCGAGTTCTCCGCCTCCGGGAACTGA
- the glyA gene encoding serine hydroxymethyltransferase has translation MSLLNTPLHELDPDVAAAVDAELRRQQSTLEMIASENFAPVAVMEAQGSVLTNKYAEGYPGRRYYGGCEHVDVAEQIAIDRIKDLFGAEYANVQPHSGASANQAALFAIAQPGDTILGLDLAHGGHLTHGMRLNFSGKQFNVVAYHVDEAGLVDMAEVERLAKEHRPKVIIAGWSAYPRQLDFAEFRRIADEVEAYLWVDMAHFAGLVAAGLHPNPVEHADVVTSTTHKTLGGPRGGIILAKKEFAKKLNSSVFPGFQGGPLEHVIAAKAVSFKVAASEEFKERQQRTLDGARIIAERLVQDDVTAHGVSVLSGGTDVHLLLVDLRASELDGQQAEDRLHDVGITVNRNAVPNDPRPPMVTSGLRIGTPALATRGFQAEDFTEVGDIIAETLKPGFDADKAASLKARVTALADKHPLYPGLK, from the coding sequence ATGTCGCTTCTGAACACTCCCCTCCACGAGCTGGACCCGGACGTCGCCGCCGCCGTCGACGCCGAGCTCCGCCGCCAGCAGTCCACCCTCGAGATGATCGCCTCGGAGAACTTCGCTCCGGTCGCCGTCATGGAGGCGCAGGGCTCCGTCCTCACCAACAAGTACGCCGAGGGCTACCCGGGCCGCCGCTACTACGGCGGCTGCGAGCACGTCGACGTCGCCGAGCAGATCGCGATCGACCGGATCAAGGACCTGTTCGGCGCCGAGTACGCCAACGTCCAGCCGCACTCCGGCGCCTCCGCGAACCAGGCCGCCCTCTTCGCGATCGCCCAGCCCGGCGACACGATCCTGGGTCTGGACCTGGCGCACGGTGGTCACCTGACCCACGGCATGCGCCTGAACTTCTCGGGCAAGCAGTTCAACGTGGTCGCGTACCACGTGGACGAGGCCGGTCTGGTCGACATGGCCGAGGTCGAGCGCCTCGCCAAGGAGCACCGCCCCAAGGTGATCATCGCGGGCTGGTCCGCCTACCCGCGTCAGCTGGACTTCGCCGAGTTCCGCCGGATCGCCGACGAGGTCGAGGCCTACCTGTGGGTCGACATGGCCCACTTCGCGGGTCTGGTCGCGGCCGGTCTGCACCCGAACCCGGTCGAGCACGCGGACGTGGTGACCTCCACCACGCACAAGACGCTCGGCGGCCCGCGCGGCGGCATCATCCTGGCGAAGAAGGAGTTCGCGAAGAAGCTGAACTCCTCGGTCTTCCCCGGCTTCCAGGGCGGCCCGCTGGAGCACGTGATCGCGGCCAAGGCCGTCTCCTTCAAGGTCGCGGCCTCGGAGGAGTTCAAGGAGCGCCAGCAGCGCACCCTGGACGGCGCCCGCATCATCGCCGAGCGCCTGGTCCAGGACGACGTCACCGCCCACGGTGTCTCCGTCCTGTCCGGCGGCACGGACGTCCACCTGCTCCTCGTCGACCTGCGCGCCAGCGAGCTGGACGGCCAGCAGGCCGAGGACCGTCTCCACGACGTCGGCATCACGGTCAACCGGAACGCCGTTCCGAACGACCCGCGCCCGCCGATGGTCACCTCGGGTCTGCGCATCGGTACGCCGGCGCTCGCGACCCGCGGTTTCCAGGCCGAGGACTTCACCGAGGTCGGCGACATCATCGCGGAGACCCTGAAGCCCGGCTTCGACGCCGACAAGGCCGCCTCGCTGAAGGCCCGGGTGACGGCGCTCGCCGACAAGCACCCGCTGTACCCCGGCCTGAAGTAA
- a CDS encoding L-serine ammonia-lyase: protein MAISVFDLFSIGIGPSSSHTVGPMRAARMFARRLKNEGLLAHTAHVRAELYGSLGATGHGHGTPKAVLLGLEGSSPRTVNVETADDEVERIKSSGRINLLGAHEIPFDFDADLILHRRKALPYHANGMTIFAYDAEGGLVLEKTYYSVGGGFVVDEDAVQGENPIVPDDTVLKYPFRTGDELLRLANETGLSISAMMLENEKAWRTEDEIRAGLLEIWRVMQSCVSRGMSREGILPGGLKVRRRAANLARKLRSEGDPKMHAMEWITLYAMAVNEENAAGGRVVTAPTNGAAGIIPAVLHYYMNFVPGADDDGIVRFMLAAGAVGMLFKENASISGAEVGCQGEVGSACSMAAGALAEVLGGSPEQVENAAEIGMEHNLGLTCDPVGGLVQIPCIERNGMAAVKAVTAAKMSMRGDGSHLVSLDKVIKTMKETGADMSVKYKETARGGLAVNIIEC, encoded by the coding sequence GTGGCCATCTCGGTCTTCGACCTGTTCTCGATCGGCATCGGACCGTCGAGCTCCCACACGGTGGGACCGATGCGCGCGGCCCGGATGTTCGCCCGGCGCCTGAAGAACGAGGGCCTCCTCGCCCACACGGCGCACGTCCGGGCGGAGCTGTACGGCTCCCTCGGCGCGACCGGCCACGGCCACGGCACCCCGAAGGCCGTCCTGCTCGGTCTGGAGGGCAGCTCCCCGCGCACGGTGAACGTGGAGACGGCGGACGACGAGGTCGAGCGGATCAAGTCGAGCGGCCGGATCAACCTGCTCGGCGCGCACGAGATCCCCTTCGACTTCGACGCCGACCTGATCCTGCACCGGCGCAAGGCGCTGCCGTACCACGCCAACGGGATGACGATCTTCGCGTACGACGCGGAGGGCGGCCTGGTCCTGGAGAAGACGTACTACTCGGTCGGCGGCGGCTTCGTCGTCGACGAGGACGCCGTCCAGGGCGAGAACCCGATCGTCCCCGACGACACCGTCCTGAAGTACCCCTTCCGCACCGGCGACGAGCTGCTCCGCCTCGCGAACGAGACCGGCCTGTCGATCTCGGCGATGATGCTGGAGAACGAGAAGGCCTGGCGCACCGAGGACGAGATCCGCGCGGGCCTCCTCGAGATCTGGCGGGTCATGCAGTCCTGCGTCTCGCGGGGCATGTCCCGCGAGGGCATCCTGCCCGGCGGCCTGAAGGTGCGCCGCCGCGCCGCGAACCTGGCGCGCAAGCTGCGCTCCGAGGGCGACCCGAAGATGCACGCCATGGAGTGGATCACCCTCTACGCGATGGCCGTGAACGAGGAGAACGCGGCGGGCGGCCGGGTGGTCACCGCCCCGACGAACGGCGCGGCCGGCATCATCCCCGCCGTCCTGCACTACTACATGAACTTCGTGCCCGGCGCCGACGACGACGGCATCGTCCGCTTCATGCTGGCGGCCGGCGCGGTCGGCATGCTCTTCAAGGAGAACGCCTCGATCTCCGGCGCCGAGGTCGGCTGCCAGGGCGAGGTCGGCTCGGCCTGCTCGATGGCGGCGGGCGCCCTGGCCGAGGTCCTCGGCGGCAGCCCGGAGCAGGTGGAGAACGCGGCCGAGATCGGCATGGAGCACAACCTGGGCCTGACCTGCGACCCGGTCGGCGGCCTGGTCCAGATCCCGTGCATCGAGCGCAACGGCATGGCGGCGGTCAAGGCCGTCACGGCGGCGAAGATGTCGATGCGCGGCGACGGCAGCCACCTGGTCTCCCTCGACAAGGTCATCAAGACCATGAAGGAGACCGGCGCGGACATGAGCGTGAAGTACAAGGAGACCGCGCGCGGCGGTCTCGCGGTGAACATCATCGAGTGCTGA